CAGTTGAACCGGCTGGTGGACGTGATCCGGGTGGTGGACCTGACCGGCGAGAACTACATCAACCGCGAACTCGCCCTGATCAAGGTCAACGCCAACCAGTCCACGCGGCAGGAACTCGTGCAGATCGCGGACATCTTCAAGGCGAAAATCGTCGACATCAACCAGAAGACGATCATGCTGGAAGCCACGGGCAACGAGGACAAGATCGACGCCATCATCAGCATGGTGCGGCCCTTCGGCGTGCGGGAAATCGCACGGACCGGCCGGGTGGCGCTGGCCCGTGAATCGGCAAGCAAGGATACGCCGTCACCGGAAGCCCCTCTTCCCGTCTGGGAGAAGGAACGCAAGAAGATCACCGCCGACCTGGCCTGAAC
Above is a genomic segment from Gemmatimonadota bacterium containing:
- the ilvN gene encoding acetolactate synthase small subunit; this translates as MARHTISMVVENRFGVLARISGLFSGRGFNIDSIAVGEAAEPGTARMTIVSQGDEMIIEQIIKQLNRLVDVIRVVDLTGENYINRELALIKVNANQSTRQELVQIADIFKAKIVDINQKTIMLEATGNEDKIDAIISMVRPFGVREIARTGRVALARESASKDTPSPEAPLPVWEKERKKITADLA